Genomic window (Psilocybe cubensis strain MGC-MH-2018 chromosome 1, whole genome shotgun sequence):
TTCAGACATCTATAATCATTACTGACTAGAAAATTATGGCAGGGAGAACTGGCTCATCGTCTCATCAAGTCTTTCTACCGCCTGACCAACAAAAAGGATGCAAACAAGCAAATTTCAAAGAAGTATAACCGTATGAATGCTTTACAATTGGTTGATGCTAGTCAGATCAAATCTGAGAAGAATGAAGCTGACGCAGCTGCTCAAGACAACAAAACTCACTACATCTCTAAATCCCAGAATCAACGTGTcccaattttttcatttattgCGGACAAAGATCCTGCTAAAGTGGTACGATAATTGGGTTTTTAATACCACTAGCTGTTTGACAATCATATTTGTTCTTAGAACTTCCTACCAAAACTGCAAAATCATTTGCTAGCCCGCCTGTTAGGACAGAAATTCGATGGCGACACTGATGAAATGTTTACAAATGAAGATCGGTATACAGTGCGTATCGTCAACAATACTATGTATCGTGTCAACACACTGCGCGTCAACTTTACTACATACGACATGCAACGCTCATACGACACAGTCTCACGGAACCAACCATTTATAATGCTTCACTCACCCGAGACGGAGCCTGGTACTCATCCATTCTGGTATGCCTCAGTAATGGGAGTGTTTCACGCCCAGGTCCAGCATATTGGCCCATTATCAACTGATCTTGCCCCCCAACGGATGGAGTTTTTGTGGGTTCGCTGGCTGGGCATAGAGCCAGGTTACAAGTTTGGCCGCAAACAGGCCAAATTGCCCAAAGTTGGATTTGTGCCAGATTGTGACGAAATGGCGTATGGATTTTTGGACCCGTCTCTTGTTATTCGGGGCTGTCACCTTTTGCCATCCTTTGTTGATGGTCGAACAAACAATTTGCTTACCATCACCACTCCAACAGAAGCACGATGCATTGGCGAAACTGATGATTGGTGCAACTACTATATCGGAATGTAAGTAAAGGTTTCTGATTTCCATGCATTATATTGAAGATATGATTGCAGTTTTGTTGACCGTGACATGCTTTCTCGTCATTTCGGGACTGGAGTTGGACACACAAACCGCACCGGTGCTGCTGATATTGACGACCATGAcaatgatgacgatgatgagacAATGGAAGATTGCTCTGGGATGGGAGAATTTGATAGCATGGTTGAAGTGGACACCAATTCAAGTGACGAGTCGGAGAGTGGGGGTGAAAATTCGGAATCAGATACTGATCTGAGTGAAGGAGATAACGGATACGATGACCTGTAGCCTGGGATAATTTCATGCGTGTATTTTGCACAATCGTTACATCTCAAATGAGTAGTACGTTGAGTTCAGAGTTGACCGAGCTTCTATGACGCAATCCTTCGACTCGCCTTTGAACATGGCTCCGGTATGACATCATAAAAGCTCAGGTGTCGATGCTTATAATTTGTTACCATTATTACCTCTAAGCGGCCGTTTAAACATAATAATGATTCCTACTTTACAGTTATGCAGTATAGATGACAAGACATGACCAGATTGTTATAATTCTGGCAGCTGAATGATGTGGTGGATATAATGACAATATCATCATGATATTCCAATGATAATGTGGCGGTCAGCATTTCATCACATTATAACACACTGTCTGTATGATCATCACTGATAATTTGAAATCAGTGAGATTTTCACCAGATATGGCATCATAACGCCCAAATAATTATGGCAATACGCTACAGGTAATGTATTTGCTGTCGTATTTTCCCAGAATCCCTGATGAACTTGCCTACCTTGATGATGCTGTGTAACtaattttgctttcttgtgTTGTAGAAAAATAGTCAGAGGGTAGGGTTGGACCATGCGAACCTTGCTTCGGGACTAGAAGCTGAACAACATTCGGGGTATCTTCTTGAACAATAACAATACTCTCCCACAGAATGACACAGATTTTAATTTCAGGCTATGCCATGTCTCTGAACTTCTTTTGTCTACAGACTGTTCATGGTATAGACCCGCCTCTAGCTCTAGCTCTAGCTCCAAACTGCTCCAATTCTGTTTGATATAACTTTTATCAACGTGATATCAGCTGTCGCCATCCATTTCACCTGTATCTCGACCCATTCACTGCCCGTTCTCATATTTGGATCATTGAGATTATGAGCCAGAAGGGATGGAGAGTCCGACGAAACATGTGTGACTGCCGCGGACCAGTATTTTTCCTGCTGGCATTCTCCAATCCTTTAAATACCCAACAATTTATCTCAAGCACATTGGCTTGCTAGCCGCCATCATGCTGCACACGATTTTCCTCATCACAATCCTTGTAGCCGAGTTGGTAACAGGGAATCCAATACTCATCAATAGGTCTCTTATTAACCTACCCATATCTCGTCGGGCAAACATCACGGGCGGCCTTGACCTCCTGAAGCATGACCGTGCCCGGGCAAGGTACATGAAAGCAAAGACCATTGCTAGAGTATATGGAAATTCATTTCATACCCTCGACGTTATCGGCGAGCCAGTTGAGAACGATGAAGTGGAGTATATTGCCACCGTTGGCGTTGGTAGCCCACCTACATATTGTGAGTGTTTCTTTAATGATAGTAGGATTGTGGCCTGACTCTGCTTATTAGACTCGCTTGCTGTTGACACTGGAAGGTACACTCATACTGTCGTTATTTTGTCCTCTTTCCAATGACATCTTACTACTTCTACAAAAGTTCAAACACATGGATTGGAGCCGGTAAAGCTTACAAGAAAACTGGCACTAGTACCCAGACTTCAAATCAGGTGGTAGGTAAAACACACTTACGCGCGTCGCTCAAAGAGACCTAGTATTTGGTGACCAATCATGCTCAGGATGTAGGATATGGATTGGGATCCTTCTCGGGAACCGAATATCTTGACATGGTCACCCTGGCTCCTGGCCTGGTAATCAAAAACCAATCTATTGGAGTCGCTTCAACGGTATATGCTTCCCACCTTAATGCTGATATCTCTAATTTCAAAACAGTCGAAAGGATTTGAAGGGATAGATGGAATTCTAGGGTATGTGACGTACATATACTCAGATTTTTACAGAAAACGTCTGAAAATTTCTAGAATCGGTCCAGTTGATCTCACAGTGGGAACTTTGTCCGACAAAAGCGTTCGAGTGCCTACTGTGACCGATAACCTTTTCTCACAGGGGGTTATTTCCTCCAACGAGATCGGCATCTCCTTTGAGCCTACAACTGGCCAAAATAAACATGACGGAGTGATAACCTGGGGTGCGTTGGTTAAAGTACTCAGGTCACCGTCATTCCTCCTTCTCATAGATTTCACATTACAGGCGGGACCGACTCGACCAGATTTACGGGTACTATTTCCTACATGTAAGTAATCCTCTCACTGAAGAAGCTACTCATAGAAGGCataaaaaattaaaatatgATACGTAGACCTTTGACAAAGACATTTCCTGCCTCCGAGTTCTGGGGTATTGACCAATCTATCCGATATGGCGCGTCAACTACAATTTTATCCTCTGGAGCTGGAATCGTAGATACCGGTGCGTTATTATTTGCCGATGCAACACGAGTCGATATCTTACCTGAACGGAATAGGGACCACGCTCATCCTTCTCGCCACCGATGCATTTAACAAATACCAGGCTGCGACTAAAAGTCAGCCCGATAGCAATACCGGCTTCTTAACGCTGCCGGCCTCCAGCTACAGCAATTTAGAGAGCTTATTTTTCTCTGCAGGGGGAGTGAGTAATTCAATATCCACAACCGATACCCATGTCTCATCGTGACCAAATGTCCAGCATACTTTCGAATTTACGTCCAACGCCCAGATATGGCCTCGCTCCCTGAACACCAACATTGGTGGAGTCGCTGCAAACATATATCTCATCATCGCGGATGCGGGTACAGACGCCCCTGGCGACTTCGTTAACGGTTTTACTTTCCTCCAACGATTTTATTCTGTATACGATACTGCAAATGGGCGTGTGGGTCTAGCGCAGACCCCCTTCACCAAATCAACATCCAATTAATTGAAACAGAGATACTGTATCAAATTGATTGAAAAATACCAACATTAACAACTTCATTCTTTTCCAAACCGCCAATGGATACCAACACTTTCAGTTCGTTTCAAGTCAACTTCGATCACAACggaaaatttttgaaaatggGTATAATCAATGTATTGTACAATAGAGCAATAGTGCGTCAATAATCAAGCTTGAATGATACAAGACTATATGTGCTATTAGAATGGAGCGAAACACGGTTAACGAAATAGAACAACATGGATGGCAAAAAGAGCAGCAGCTGGATCAAGAACAACAATAACGCAAAAAGCTCAGGGTTACTCATCGAAGTCATA
Coding sequences:
- a CDS encoding Polyporopepsin, with translation MLHTIFLITILVAELVTGNPILINRSLINLPISRRANITGGLDLLKHDRARARYMKAKTIARVYGNSFHTLDVIGEPVENDEVEYIATVGVGSPPTYYSLAVDTGSSNTWIGAGKAYKKTGTSTQTSNQVDVGYGLGSFSGTEYLDMVTLAPGLVIKNQSIGVASTSKGFEGIDGILGIGPVDLTVGTLSDKSVRVPTVTDNLFSQGVISSNEIGISFEPTTGQNKHDGVITWGGTDSTRFTGTISYIPLTKTFPASEFWGIDQSIRYGASTTILSSGAGIVDTGTTLILLATDAFNKYQAATKSQPDSNTGFLTLPASSYSNLESLFFSAGGHTFEFTSNAQIWPRSLNTNIGGVAANIYLIIADAGTDAPGDFVNGFTFLQRFYSVYDTANGRVGLAQTPFTKSTSN